A single Thermaerobacter sp. FW80 DNA region contains:
- a CDS encoding ABC transporter ATP-binding protein produces the protein MAGEPGTGGVVVEARGLAKRFGRVTALEKVDLTIGPGIFGLLGPNGAGKTTLLRILATVLDPSEGTLAIAGHRLPRGKEAVRRLLGYVPQEFAVYRRLTGREFLDYVALLRGLEDPAVRRRRVQEVLERVNLLDAAHRLCGTYSGGMRRRLAVAQALLADPPFLVVDEPTAGLDPEEHLRFLDLLAELGRTRTIVFSTHVVADVAATCSRLAVLREGRLLFAGSAAELVSRVRGRVWEVRASETELQRLPGEMAVVKVRPAGAGVAARVVAGQNPGGLGVPAEPTLEDAYVGLVSGVLAEGEG, from the coding sequence ATGGCCGGTGAGCCAGGGACTGGAGGCGTCGTGGTCGAGGCGAGAGGGCTGGCGAAACGGTTCGGCCGGGTCACCGCGCTGGAGAAGGTGGACCTCACCATCGGGCCGGGGATCTTCGGCCTGCTGGGACCCAACGGGGCCGGGAAGACCACCCTGCTGCGCATCCTGGCCACGGTGCTCGATCCCAGCGAGGGCACCCTCGCCATCGCCGGTCACCGCCTGCCCCGTGGAAAGGAGGCCGTACGCCGGCTCCTGGGGTACGTCCCCCAGGAGTTCGCCGTCTATCGCCGGTTGACGGGACGGGAGTTCCTGGACTACGTGGCCCTCTTGCGCGGCCTCGAGGATCCTGCGGTGCGGCGGCGGCGCGTCCAGGAGGTACTGGAACGGGTCAACCTGCTGGACGCGGCCCACCGCCTCTGCGGCACCTATTCCGGCGGCATGCGCCGGCGCCTGGCCGTCGCCCAGGCGTTGCTGGCCGACCCTCCCTTCCTCGTGGTGGACGAACCGACGGCCGGCCTCGATCCGGAGGAACACCTGCGGTTCCTGGACCTGCTGGCGGAGCTCGGCCGGACCCGGACCATCGTGTTCTCCACCCACGTGGTGGCCGACGTGGCCGCCACCTGCAGCCGGCTGGCGGTGCTGAGGGAGGGCCGGCTCCTGTTTGCCGGCTCCGCCGCGGAGCTGGTGTCCCGGGTGCGGGGCCGCGTATGGGAAGTCCGGGCGTCGGAGACGGAGCTGCAGCGGCTTCCGGGCGAGATGGCGGTGGTCAAGGTCCGGCCCGCGGGCGCAGGCGTGGCCGCCCGGGTGGTGGCCGGACAGAATCCCGGCGGCCTTGGCGTTCCCGCCGAACCGACGCTGGAGGACGCCTACGTGGGGCTGGTGTCCGGTGTCTTGGCGGAGGGTGAGGGATGA
- a CDS encoding ABC transporter ATP-binding protein produces the protein MYLEAIRLEKRYGWRPVLRNVSLGAGPGILAVVGPNGAGKTTLLRVLAGVLPPSRGCVRWQGREIADDPAAYRWQMGYKPQDLSVYPGQTVAAALRYLARLKGIPDALVDERVTEVAEEWGLASVASRPLATLSRGWRQRFFLAQALLADPDILILDEPAVALDECGRQQLFRRLRLLARERVVIVGGHGLRELTEVADRVLVLKRGTVRFLGTPSQLAAWAAGWVWELCLPPGDPALERLRRRFVVTGRRDEPARAGQGRLQVLRLLARRRPHPAAAPVEPGPVEGYLRCIADEPDRPGVPRRLQVIDPPGRPW, from the coding sequence GTGTACCTGGAAGCGATCCGGCTGGAGAAGCGCTACGGATGGCGGCCGGTGCTGCGGAACGTCAGCCTGGGCGCAGGCCCCGGCATCCTGGCCGTGGTGGGGCCCAACGGCGCGGGCAAGACCACCCTGCTGCGCGTCCTCGCGGGCGTCCTTCCGCCCTCCCGCGGCTGCGTGCGCTGGCAGGGGCGGGAGATCGCGGACGACCCTGCTGCCTACCGGTGGCAGATGGGGTACAAGCCCCAGGACCTGAGCGTGTATCCCGGCCAGACGGTGGCGGCGGCCCTGCGCTACCTCGCCCGGCTCAAGGGGATCCCGGACGCCCTGGTGGACGAGCGGGTCACCGAAGTGGCCGAGGAGTGGGGTCTGGCCTCCGTCGCCTCCCGTCCGCTGGCGACCCTCTCCCGCGGCTGGCGCCAGCGCTTCTTCCTGGCCCAGGCGCTGCTCGCCGACCCCGACATCCTGATCCTGGACGAACCGGCGGTGGCCCTCGACGAATGCGGCCGCCAGCAGCTGTTTCGCCGCCTCCGCCTGCTGGCGCGGGAGCGGGTCGTGATCGTGGGCGGGCACGGGTTGCGGGAGCTGACGGAGGTCGCCGACCGCGTGCTGGTCTTGAAGCGGGGCACCGTGCGGTTCCTGGGGACGCCGAGTCAACTGGCGGCCTGGGCGGCGGGCTGGGTCTGGGAGCTCTGCCTGCCCCCCGGCGATCCCGCCCTCGAGCGGTTGCGCCGCCGGTTCGTCGTGACCGGCCGGCGGGACGAACCGGCCCGGGCCGGCCAGGGTCGCCTGCAGGTGTTGCGGCTCCTGGCCCGGCGACGTCCCCATCCCGCGGCGGCACCGGTGGAGCCGGGGCCGGTGGAGGGGTACCTCCGCTGCATTGCGGACGAACCGGATCGGCCCGGGGTGCCGAGGAGGCTCCAGGTGATTGACCCGCCCGGGCGCCCGTGGTAG
- a CDS encoding biotin--[acetyl-CoA-carboxylase] ligase yields MHAAEPLSQARARTRVLAALLAAGGRPVSGAALAESLGVTRTALWKHIEALRRLGWPIAARPHRGYTLDPQAASRMTAHRFVPELLEARRLGCRLGHTVHWLEEVGSTNDVARRLAEAGAAEGTVVLAGRQRAGRGRLRRWWWSPLGGLWMSVILRPTLPPERLSLLTLAAAAAVAEAVEGQAERPVALKWPNDVLIDNRKVAGILLESVAHPDGAEYVVAGIGVNLDVEGEPVPAELEGRLTWLAREAPRPVSRNDLAEAILERLEARYGQLHQEGAEPVLAAWRARAAWLGEPVRVTLPTGEVVGIALDVAADGALVVEQADGRRRRVLAGDVQRLRPAEAAGVRPVEAGARPAEAGVRPAEAAGVRPAEGAGGSTATSPGAPRGDGAP; encoded by the coding sequence ATGCACGCTGCCGAGCCCCTGTCCCAGGCCCGGGCCCGCACCCGCGTCCTGGCCGCCCTGCTGGCCGCCGGCGGCCGGCCCGTCTCCGGCGCGGCCCTGGCGGAATCCCTGGGGGTGACCCGCACCGCGCTCTGGAAGCACATCGAGGCCCTGCGCCGGCTGGGTTGGCCCATCGCCGCCCGGCCCCATCGGGGCTACACCCTCGATCCCCAGGCCGCGTCGCGGATGACGGCCCACCGGTTCGTCCCGGAGCTGCTGGAGGCCCGGCGCCTGGGCTGCCGCCTCGGGCACACCGTCCACTGGCTGGAGGAGGTCGGGTCGACCAACGACGTGGCCCGCCGCCTGGCGGAGGCGGGCGCCGCGGAGGGCACGGTGGTCCTGGCCGGGCGCCAGCGGGCCGGGCGCGGCCGGTTGCGCCGGTGGTGGTGGAGCCCGCTGGGCGGGCTGTGGATGTCGGTGATCCTGCGGCCGACCCTGCCCCCGGAGCGACTGTCCCTGCTCACCCTCGCCGCGGCCGCTGCCGTCGCCGAGGCCGTGGAAGGCCAGGCGGAGCGCCCGGTGGCCCTGAAGTGGCCCAACGACGTGCTGATCGACAACCGCAAGGTCGCGGGCATCCTGCTGGAGAGCGTCGCCCACCCCGACGGGGCGGAGTACGTGGTGGCGGGCATCGGCGTCAACCTGGACGTCGAGGGGGAGCCCGTGCCCGCCGAGCTGGAGGGCCGTCTCACGTGGCTCGCCCGGGAGGCGCCGCGACCCGTCAGCCGCAACGACCTGGCCGAGGCCATCCTCGAGCGCCTCGAAGCGCGGTACGGGCAGCTGCACCAGGAGGGGGCCGAGCCCGTGCTGGCCGCCTGGCGCGCCCGGGCCGCCTGGCTCGGCGAGCCCGTCCGCGTCACGCTGCCGACCGGCGAGGTGGTGGGCATCGCCCTGGACGTCGCCGCCGACGGCGCCCTGGTGGTCGAGCAGGCCGACGGCCGGCGTCGGCGGGTGCTGGCGGGGGACGTCCAGCGCCTGCGGCCCGCGGAGGCCGCAGGCGTGCGGCCCGTGGAGGCGGGCGCGCGGCCCGCGGAGGCGGGCGTGCGGCCGGCGGAGGCCGCGGGCGTGCGGCCCGCGGAGGGCGCGGGCGGCAGCACCGCGACCTCGCCGGGTGCGCCGCGGGGGGACGGGGCGCCGTGA
- a CDS encoding homoserine O-acetyltransferase, whose translation MIPCRGRLEVGPLPLEQGGSLPRVELAFETWGRWDPQRKNAILVCHALTGDAHVAAHDPQDRPGWWEAAVGPGRPIDTRRWFVLCSNVLGSCYGSTGPSSPVDPKVPEARWGGRFPTVTVRDMVHAQRRLLDALGIDRLALVVGGSLGGMQALEWAVSYPDRVDAVAVLAAPPASSPHAIAWNEAQRQAIFADPAWQGGDYPPERPPRRGLALARMIAMATYRGRDEWAARFGRDAVPPDDDPVAARIGLYATAPRNEAERFRFQIESYLHYQGEKLVRRFDAASYVTLTRAMDLHDVGRDRGGLDQAVARVRGRVYVLSIASDLLYPVEEQRRLVRALRRAGKDVTWHVWRAPWGHDSFLVDAAGVAQRVMDWLDEPGQDAAGLEEGAAVAVGEGRP comes from the coding sequence GTGATTCCCTGTCGCGGCCGATTGGAGGTGGGTCCGCTGCCGCTGGAACAGGGCGGCAGCCTGCCCCGGGTCGAGCTGGCCTTCGAGACCTGGGGCCGGTGGGATCCCCAGCGGAAGAACGCCATCCTCGTCTGTCACGCCCTCACCGGGGACGCCCACGTCGCCGCCCACGACCCGCAGGATCGACCGGGGTGGTGGGAGGCGGCCGTGGGACCCGGACGCCCCATCGACACCCGTCGCTGGTTCGTCCTCTGCAGCAACGTCCTCGGCAGCTGCTACGGCTCGACGGGCCCGAGCAGCCCGGTGGACCCGAAGGTGCCGGAGGCGCGCTGGGGCGGTCGCTTCCCGACCGTCACGGTGCGGGACATGGTCCACGCCCAGCGCCGGCTGCTGGATGCCCTGGGCATCGATCGCCTGGCCCTGGTGGTCGGCGGTTCGCTGGGGGGCATGCAGGCCCTGGAGTGGGCGGTTTCGTACCCGGACCGGGTCGACGCCGTGGCCGTGCTGGCGGCACCGCCCGCCTCGTCGCCCCACGCCATCGCCTGGAACGAGGCGCAGCGCCAGGCGATCTTCGCCGATCCCGCGTGGCAGGGCGGCGACTACCCGCCCGAGCGGCCGCCCCGGCGCGGGCTGGCCCTGGCCCGGATGATCGCCATGGCCACCTATCGGGGCCGGGACGAGTGGGCGGCCCGCTTCGGCCGCGACGCGGTGCCGCCGGACGACGACCCGGTGGCGGCGCGGATCGGCCTCTACGCCACCGCGCCCCGCAACGAGGCGGAGCGCTTCCGCTTCCAGATCGAGAGCTACCTGCACTACCAGGGGGAGAAGCTGGTGCGCCGGTTCGACGCCGCCAGCTACGTGACGTTGACCCGGGCCATGGACCTGCACGACGTGGGCCGCGACCGCGGGGGGCTGGACCAGGCCGTGGCCCGCGTGCGGGGACGCGTCTACGTGCTCAGCATCGCCTCGGACCTGCTGTACCCGGTGGAGGAGCAGCGCCGGCTGGTGCGCGCGCTGCGGCGGGCCGGCAAGGACGTCACCTGGCACGTGTGGCGGGCGCCCTGGGGCCACGACAGCTTCCTGGTGGACGCCGCGGGCGTCGCCCAGCGGGTCATGGACTGGTTGGACGAACCCGGCCAGGACGCCGCCGGTCTCGAAGAGGGGGCGGCCGTGGCCGTGGGGGAGGGGCGCCCGTGA
- a CDS encoding MurR/RpiR family transcriptional regulator, whose amino-acid sequence MASFAERLRKQAGRLSRAQRQLAEFILQNEPRAAFMTAARLGAAVGVSESTVVRFAIALGYSGYPELQRDLQEELRARLSAADRLVLAEERGERAETILDTVLRTDMENIRAALASLPRDRFGEAVTALQGARTIYVVGHRSAAALAHYLGYYLQLMLRNARTLTQAGTVLEELMAVGPEDVVVGITFPRYARATADAFRLAARRGARTILITDSVVSPLVEDARIVLPARSESPSFADSLVAPLSLINALITAVALAQPDRVRAALRELEDIWDRQGTYLKEERRSDRIAAPGDAEGEGSP is encoded by the coding sequence ATGGCAAGCTTTGCCGAACGGCTGCGCAAGCAGGCTGGCCGGTTGAGCCGAGCCCAGCGCCAGCTGGCCGAGTTCATCCTGCAGAACGAGCCCCGGGCGGCCTTCATGACGGCGGCGCGGCTGGGGGCGGCCGTGGGCGTCAGCGAGTCCACGGTGGTGCGGTTCGCCATCGCCCTGGGCTACAGTGGCTACCCCGAGCTGCAGCGGGACCTGCAGGAGGAGCTGCGGGCCCGCCTCTCGGCCGCCGATCGCCTCGTGCTGGCGGAGGAACGCGGCGAACGGGCCGAGACCATCCTCGACACCGTGTTGCGCACCGACATGGAGAACATCCGGGCGGCCCTGGCCTCCCTGCCGCGGGACCGCTTCGGCGAGGCGGTGACCGCGCTGCAGGGGGCCCGGACGATCTACGTGGTCGGCCACCGCAGCGCCGCCGCCCTGGCCCACTACCTGGGCTACTACCTGCAGCTGATGCTGCGCAACGCCCGCACCCTCACCCAGGCGGGCACGGTGCTGGAGGAGCTGATGGCCGTCGGACCCGAGGACGTGGTGGTGGGCATCACCTTCCCGCGGTACGCCCGGGCGACGGCCGACGCCTTCCGCCTGGCGGCCCGGCGGGGTGCCCGCACCATCCTGATCACCGACAGCGTGGTCTCGCCGCTGGTGGAAGACGCCCGCATCGTCCTCCCCGCGCGGTCGGAGTCGCCGTCCTTCGCCGACTCGCTGGTGGCGCCCCTGAGCCTGATCAACGCCCTGATCACGGCGGTGGCCCTGGCCCAGCCCGACCGGGTCCGGGCGGCCTTGCGGGAACTCGAGGACATCTGGGACCGTCAGGGCACCTATCTCAAGGAGGAACGCCGCTCCGACCGCATCGCCGCACCGGGCGACGCCGAGGGCGAGGGGTCGCCCTGA
- a CDS encoding RNA polymerase sigma factor, whose translation MTREAQPTDGELWRQLQEGSQSSLEALVRRYHGPLWAYAWRCTRDYHAAQDLVQETFVTLLEKGHTVQQPGALKQWLFRVLTRRILDWQKAACRREVAGGDTGIPSAESEAPRGRVISLAEVLEGKEQRQRVWVALQELPPAQRAVIVLRFYHDLSLPEIADILGTPVGTVKSRLHYGLRALHARLQGAAPAGRPDRPHRRPSETGGRGRAAGDGRRSRTGWREGVGPR comes from the coding sequence GTGACGCGAGAAGCGCAGCCCACGGACGGGGAGCTCTGGCGGCAACTGCAGGAAGGGAGCCAAAGCTCGCTGGAGGCGCTGGTCCGCCGCTATCACGGGCCGCTCTGGGCCTACGCCTGGCGGTGCACCCGGGACTACCACGCCGCCCAGGACCTGGTGCAGGAGACCTTCGTGACGCTCCTGGAGAAGGGGCATACGGTGCAGCAGCCCGGTGCGCTGAAGCAGTGGCTCTTCCGCGTGCTGACCCGGCGCATCCTCGATTGGCAAAAGGCCGCCTGCCGGCGGGAGGTGGCGGGGGGCGACACCGGCATCCCGTCGGCCGAGTCCGAGGCGCCGCGGGGACGGGTCATCTCCCTCGCCGAGGTCCTGGAGGGCAAGGAACAGCGCCAGCGGGTCTGGGTGGCACTCCAAGAGCTGCCGCCCGCCCAGCGCGCCGTGATCGTCCTGCGCTTCTACCATGACCTGTCGCTGCCGGAGATCGCGGACATCCTGGGTACGCCGGTGGGCACCGTCAAGTCGCGGCTGCACTACGGCCTGCGGGCCCTGCACGCCCGGCTGCAGGGAGCCGCCCCGGCCGGCCGGCCCGATCGACCCCACCGGAGGCCGTCGGAGACGGGCGGGCGAGGCCGAGCGGCGGGAGATGGCCGGCGCTCCCGGACCGGTTGGCGCGAGGGGGTCGGGCCGCGATGA
- a CDS encoding YgjP-like metallopeptidase domain-containing protein: MEASQRDRRCGGRPRREGDGPPGEGDGLRRQGVDPLPPYTVRVSARARRVRLVMSPAEGLVVVVPRGFALPRIPQVVAEHAAWIRRARRRLEQQARRAGALPDAALDADDGLPRWLLLRALGEAWAVGVDAARGRPAATDGLADARSVPAGLTLAGQVWIPAPLVRRGPVGWAPFLRRWLAGRARAGLLPWLERLARERGFRLAGSSVGCPKTRWGSCSAAGHVRLSLKLLFLPPELVEHVLIHELCHTVHLHHGPAFWRLVHRHDPRAAEHRRRLRGAWSYVPGWLRPARSIGPSAADRGMGRPLP; the protein is encoded by the coding sequence ATGGAGGCTTCCCAGCGGGACCGACGGTGCGGTGGCAGGCCCCGGCGGGAGGGCGACGGGCCGCCGGGGGAGGGCGACGGGCTGCGGCGGCAGGGGGTCGACCCGCTCCCGCCCTACACGGTGCGGGTCAGTGCCCGGGCCCGACGGGTGCGCCTGGTGATGTCCCCCGCCGAGGGCCTGGTGGTCGTGGTGCCGCGAGGCTTTGCCCTGCCGCGGATCCCCCAGGTGGTGGCCGAGCATGCGGCCTGGATCCGGCGGGCGCGGCGTCGGCTCGAGCAGCAGGCGCGGCGCGCCGGGGCCCTGCCCGACGCGGCCCTCGACGCGGACGACGGCCTGCCGCGCTGGCTGCTGCTGCGAGCCCTGGGCGAGGCTTGGGCGGTGGGCGTGGACGCCGCCCGCGGACGGCCGGCCGCGACGGACGGGCTCGCCGACGCCCGGTCGGTGCCGGCCGGCCTGACGCTGGCCGGCCAGGTCTGGATCCCGGCACCCCTGGTGCGCCGGGGGCCGGTGGGGTGGGCCCCGTTCCTGCGGCGCTGGCTGGCCGGTCGGGCGCGGGCGGGCCTCCTGCCCTGGCTGGAGCGGCTGGCGCGGGAACGCGGGTTCCGGCTGGCCGGTTCGTCCGTCGGATGTCCCAAGACCCGGTGGGGGAGCTGCTCGGCCGCGGGCCACGTGCGGCTCAGCCTCAAGCTGCTGTTCCTGCCGCCGGAGCTGGTGGAGCACGTGCTGATCCACGAACTCTGCCACACGGTGCACCTCCACCACGGACCGGCCTTCTGGCGGCTGGTCCACCGCCACGACCCCCGGGCCGCCGAGCACCGGCGCCGACTGCGCGGCGCGTGGAGCTACGTGCCCGGGTGGCTGCGGCCCGCCCGGTCCATCGGGCCCTCGGCGGCCGACCGGGGAATGGGGCGACCTCTCCCCTAG
- a CDS encoding Glu/Leu/Phe/Val dehydrogenase, with protein sequence MPEANHSPLRAAQRQLAAVVDRLGLGPDVYELLKEPARVIEVSIPVRMDNGRLKLFKGYRAQHCDVLGPTKGGIRFHPRVDLDEIKALAIWMTCKCALLGLPYGGAKGGVVCDPRELSRRELEELSRGYIRALAGFIGPDRDIPAPDVNTSDQVMGWMLDEFSRLTGHPNPAVITGKPVVLGGSRGRGEATGRGVVIVIREAARVLGLDMHRMTAAIQGFGKVGSWVARHLHRAGTRVVAVVDAYGGVYNPDGLDVEALFAYGRQNGTVRGFPGGQPIDNEALFRLPVDVLVPAALENVITEENAPHIRARIVAEGANGPTTPEADEILYRRGVFVLPDILANAGGVTVSYFEWVQNLMQYYWSEEQVVRQLERLMVGAFKAVYRCHVEESVPMRLAAYMVAVDRLAEAMIARGWVPATDYHHVPQPEPAEAAVDVFGEPAASV encoded by the coding sequence ATGCCGGAGGCGAACCACTCGCCCCTTCGGGCTGCCCAGCGCCAGCTGGCCGCCGTCGTCGACCGGCTGGGACTGGGTCCCGACGTCTACGAGCTGCTCAAGGAGCCGGCCCGCGTGATCGAGGTCTCCATCCCGGTGCGGATGGACAACGGCCGGCTCAAGCTGTTCAAGGGCTACCGCGCCCAGCATTGCGACGTCCTGGGTCCCACCAAGGGAGGCATCCGCTTCCACCCCCGCGTCGACCTGGACGAGATCAAGGCGCTGGCCATCTGGATGACCTGCAAGTGTGCGCTCCTCGGTCTGCCCTATGGCGGTGCCAAGGGGGGCGTGGTCTGCGACCCCCGGGAGCTGTCCCGCCGCGAGCTGGAGGAACTCAGCCGCGGCTACATCCGGGCGCTGGCCGGGTTCATCGGGCCGGACCGCGACATCCCGGCGCCGGACGTCAACACGTCCGACCAGGTCATGGGCTGGATGCTGGACGAGTTCTCCCGCCTCACCGGCCATCCGAACCCGGCGGTGATCACCGGCAAGCCCGTGGTGCTGGGCGGCTCCCGCGGGCGCGGGGAGGCCACGGGCCGGGGCGTGGTCATCGTCATCCGCGAGGCTGCGCGCGTCCTGGGGCTGGACATGCACCGCATGACCGCCGCCATCCAGGGGTTCGGCAAGGTGGGCAGCTGGGTGGCCCGCCACCTGCACCGCGCCGGCACGCGCGTGGTGGCGGTGGTGGACGCCTATGGCGGCGTGTACAACCCCGACGGGCTCGACGTCGAGGCCCTGTTCGCCTACGGACGCCAGAACGGCACGGTGCGCGGCTTCCCGGGCGGCCAGCCCATCGACAACGAGGCCCTCTTCCGCCTGCCGGTGGACGTGCTGGTCCCCGCGGCCCTGGAGAACGTGATCACCGAGGAGAACGCGCCCCACATCCGGGCCCGCATCGTGGCGGAGGGCGCCAACGGCCCCACCACCCCGGAAGCCGACGAGATCCTCTACCGGCGCGGCGTGTTCGTCCTGCCCGACATCCTGGCCAACGCCGGCGGCGTGACGGTCTCGTACTTCGAATGGGTCCAGAACCTGATGCAGTACTACTGGTCGGAGGAACAGGTGGTCCGCCAGCTGGAGCGGCTGATGGTGGGCGCGTTCAAGGCGGTGTACCGCTGCCACGTGGAGGAGTCGGTGCCGATGCGGCTGGCCGCCTACATGGTGGCCGTCGACCGGTTGGCCGAGGCGATGATCGCCCGCGGCTGGGTTCCCGCCACCGACTACCACCACGTGCCGCAGCCGGAGCCGGCGGAGGCCGCCGTCGACGTCTTCGGCGAGCCGGCGGCGTCGGTGTAA
- a CDS encoding DUF1648 domain-containing protein, with product MDPKSQAQLLKEAFRKPPGPWEWLLEGLAFLAMAATWAVVLVAWSHLPDQIPTHFGLGGEPDAYGPRRSLFLLVGVQLAIWVGMTLLILLVPRGTINWPGEITETNAQRVATSIRGMLRGMKAFVVVLLGFLALETVLIGLGRQARLADWLLPVALILPPFMLAVGLAYGLSGPEPGYGQGTGGKGGTSGNAGRRSPAVGQPRRGRQTLFWSLVLLALLALASWAPIWIVQEWGWAPDRSTALAVGTMMVLVGLTMPFVPPNPWIGIRTSRTLSDRRVWAETHRLSSLVWVAGGVLLAAMGVAGWNPLVALIVIVAAVVAVSAAVSYAVTKRVQRQ from the coding sequence GTGGACCCAAAGTCCCAAGCCCAACTCCTCAAGGAGGCCTTCAGGAAGCCCCCGGGCCCGTGGGAGTGGTTGCTGGAGGGGTTAGCCTTTCTGGCGATGGCGGCCACCTGGGCCGTTGTTCTGGTGGCGTGGTCCCACCTACCCGACCAGATCCCCACCCACTTCGGCCTCGGCGGCGAACCCGACGCCTACGGCCCGCGTCGCTCGCTGTTCCTCCTGGTGGGCGTCCAGCTGGCCATCTGGGTCGGGATGACGCTGCTCATCCTCCTGGTACCCCGCGGAACCATCAACTGGCCTGGGGAGATCACGGAAACCAATGCGCAGCGCGTGGCCACGTCGATACGCGGCATGTTGCGGGGTATGAAGGCCTTCGTGGTCGTACTCCTCGGCTTCCTCGCGCTGGAGACGGTGCTCATCGGCCTTGGACGCCAAGCGAGGCTGGCCGATTGGCTCCTGCCAGTCGCGTTGATCTTGCCGCCCTTCATGCTGGCGGTCGGTCTGGCCTACGGCCTGTCGGGTCCGGAACCCGGCTACGGGCAGGGCACCGGGGGCAAGGGCGGAACTTCGGGGAACGCCGGGCGTCGATCCCCGGCGGTAGGCCAGCCCCGTCGAGGACGCCAGACCCTGTTCTGGAGCTTGGTGCTCCTGGCCCTGCTGGCGCTGGCCTCGTGGGCTCCCATCTGGATCGTGCAGGAGTGGGGATGGGCACCCGACCGATCCACCGCCCTGGCCGTCGGCACGATGATGGTGCTGGTGGGCCTTACCATGCCCTTCGTTCCGCCGAACCCGTGGATCGGGATCCGCACGTCGAGGACGCTCTCCGACAGGCGGGTGTGGGCGGAGACGCACCGGTTGAGCTCCCTGGTGTGGGTGGCCGGCGGGGTGCTGCTCGCAGCCATGGGAGTGGCCGGCTGGAACCCGCTGGTGGCCCTCATCGTCATCGTGGCGGCGGTCGTAGCCGTCTCGGCGGCCGTCTCCTACGCCGTGACCAAGCGGGTCCAGAGGCAGTGA
- a CDS encoding cupredoxin domain-containing protein yields the protein MSEGSPGAAARSVLALLVSAALLAGALGLRARPAERGERGAVAGVAAMSGRPVADRVIRLTEYAYEPAVIEVRQGTRLRLTLINAGREEHELEIAGYGLEVAGLRPGTRVRLIFNADRPGRFELACHMPGHYEKGMRGVLVVHPVEGTR from the coding sequence GTGTCCGAGGGGTCCCCCGGTGCGGCCGCCCGCTCGGTCCTCGCCCTGCTGGTCTCGGCCGCCCTGCTGGCCGGCGCCCTGGGACTGCGCGCCCGCCCTGCGGAGCGGGGGGAGCGAGGAGCCGTGGCGGGCGTCGCCGCGATGTCCGGCCGACCCGTGGCCGATCGCGTCATCCGCCTGACCGAATACGCCTACGAGCCGGCGGTCATCGAGGTCCGGCAGGGCACGCGCTTGCGCCTGACCCTCATCAACGCCGGTCGGGAGGAGCACGAGCTGGAGATCGCGGGCTACGGCCTCGAGGTGGCGGGGCTGCGGCCCGGCACCCGCGTGCGCCTGATCTTCAACGCCGACCGTCCAGGCCGGTTCGAGCTCGCCTGCCACATGCCCGGCCACTACGAGAAGGGGATGCGCGGCGTGCTGGTGGTGCACCCCGTCGAGGGGACGCGGTGA
- the sfsA gene encoding DNA/RNA nuclease SfsA — protein MTGGQPGVSASSPPAPVTVAWPQPLVPVIVLGRLNRFAVAALPEAEVPDRAPAPVPPAGGTGAPAASEAVGGRDGADRDRPLRLHLPNSGRMAELLAPGTRGLARLAAGDPHRRTAGELLLVAYRGRWVSVDARMPNRLFLAALRARALPPFAAYRRWQAEVPWGRGRLDFRLEDADPPAPPCLVETKSCNLVEGGTALFPDAPTARGSRHLDAMAAAVRQGWRAAVVWFVQRDDAVRLAPHSTADPAFAAALARARAAGVEAYAYRCRVTPAAIAVLDAIPVLTAPVVQGDPSPSASPGAAMRSERRSSLR, from the coding sequence GTGACCGGCGGGCAGCCGGGGGTGTCGGCATCGTCGCCCCCGGCGCCGGTGACGGTGGCCTGGCCCCAGCCGCTGGTGCCGGTGATCGTCCTCGGCCGGCTGAACCGCTTCGCCGTCGCCGCCCTGCCGGAGGCGGAGGTGCCCGACCGCGCTCCCGCGCCGGTCCCGCCGGCCGGCGGGACCGGCGCGCCGGCCGCCTCCGAGGCGGTGGGGGGCCGCGACGGCGCGGACCGGGACCGGCCGCTGCGCCTGCACCTGCCCAATTCGGGCCGCATGGCCGAACTGCTCGCACCGGGCACCCGCGGCCTCGCCCGGCTGGCGGCCGGCGACCCGCACCGGCGCACGGCCGGCGAGCTCCTCCTCGTCGCCTACCGCGGCCGCTGGGTCTCCGTGGACGCCCGCATGCCGAACCGGCTCTTCCTCGCGGCCCTGCGCGCCCGCGCCCTGCCGCCCTTCGCCGCCTACCGCCGTTGGCAGGCGGAGGTCCCCTGGGGCCGCGGCCGCCTGGACTTCCGCCTCGAGGACGCGGACCCGCCCGCCCCGCCCTGCCTGGTGGAGACCAAGTCCTGCAACCTGGTGGAGGGCGGCACCGCCCTCTTCCCCGACGCACCCACCGCCCGCGGCAGCCGGCACCTCGACGCGATGGCGGCCGCCGTCCGCCAGGGCTGGCGGGCGGCGGTGGTCTGGTTCGTCCAGCGGGACGACGCGGTGCGCCTCGCCCCCCACTCCACGGCCGATCCGGCCTTCGCCGCCGCCCTGGCCCGGGCCCGGGCGGCCGGCGTCGAGGCCTACGCCTACCGCTGCCGCGTGACCCCGGCGGCCATCGCGGTGCTCGACGCCATCCCGGTGCTCACCGCGCCGGTCGTTCAGGGCGACCCCTCGCCCTCGGCGTCGCCCGGTGCGGCGATGCGGTCGGAGCGGCGTTCCTCCTTGAGATAG